A region of the Lycium barbarum isolate Lr01 chromosome 1, ASM1917538v2, whole genome shotgun sequence genome:
ggaaatgtaaaattacctagaaagcgagtaaaatgatcaatggccacaagcatggataataggagattacactcaagtaacgatccaatgtatttcacgattttacaactaagaacggatttatgtcaatagataatgatttctaaaatctcattgaaagtcttccaaccaaatcaatgaatttcactctaagcttttccaagccttagagtgtgatattaggcacaatcaatttaacctcaggtaactatcctcttccgagctcaagttattagatgagtttaatgacccaaattcttgttaattaatctttcccaacctagatttccttttccaagctcaatctaagtaaatgggtgagtcctagggttagctaatccctttggaaacattcaagaacgagattaattaaatcaacaaagacccatttcaatagcaataagaatcattcaatacataagcaaaacaagagtttcaatccaaactttaatcaagaatattttcataaacaagattcaagtctagaaatgaaatactacacactaaaatattcaatacaaaacaaggaattgaagaaaggtttaagaattatctcattaaagtgctccaatcttctcctccaatggtgtaggtgaaaaccctagcctccaaaacttgcaaaatgaccaaagatgacaATGTTTTGCCTCTTATGTTCCTTTTATAGTCCCACAATTTCCCTAatcaaaattagaacaaaatagCCACTGATTTTCGGaattgcaaatctgtcccgtttttgcaaaactgtccacttttgacagttttgcaaaactgtcccatttggcctctttttgactttattttcacttggtttcttttgatcacttctaaatcatataaaatcAACTTATCAGACTCGCAGGTCACGCTTCTTCTATCTTCgtatgttttgctctattttgctccattttgatccattttagtccattttgctccgttatgcaatccgggcatcttttcctacaaaacaacataaaacacacaaaaagtaacaacaaaagtgcttaaagagtcacaaaaacttaaggaattagcatcgaatatcgcgtaatttcacgactcatcagtgccgtcaatgttgaccggcaaagaaatcttccccttcgtggtttcacttgccatattgaatccACTGAGCACTTGGgttaccggtacgatctgatcgagtagccttagctgttcaaccactctccaccggatgatgttggccgagcttcctgggtcaatcaaaatacgtttaacttgcgatttaaaaataagaatagagattaccaatgcatcattgtgcggttgaatgatgccttctgcatcctcgttgttaAAAGaaatggaaccctcgggtacgtaatcccggctgcgcttctcacgcacaatggAAACCTTTGTCTGTTTCATCACCGACCTTCGAGGGGTATCGGTACCCTCGATTATCATgctgattatatgctgaggttccatTGGTTCGGCTCGTTTATGAGATTCCCTGGCCtttagctcgttcacttagcaattctcaaaggtggccattcttcagtaaccgagccacctcctctcttagttggcgacaatcctcagttctgtgcccatgggttccatgatattcacacatcacgttcgggtcccgttggcccgggtctgaccttagtggtctcggccatcttgcttctgcgatacgaccaatagccgagacgaggtccgaagtgttgacgttgaagttgtactctgatatccttggcaagtctttgttgctggcCAAGCTTCCAACATCACTCctaaatgagagacctcgactatttgacgggcgctcggtccatttatcaccccgaccggaggattggctcgggccaaccctagatttttccgacctgaagcttggattttccgaatgagagtatggccgatatctttccctcgatggtcttgaCTCCGGATCGTAATTTTTCCTCGATCTCTCAGAgtttttgttcatatttacgggccccggaggaagttcgagttggtcatcctctacccaaatctttgattcgtatctgttatggacatccgcccaggtcacagcctcgtattccagcaagttttcctttagtttgaacAAGGTCGTCGAGCTCCaaggattaagccctttggtaaaagcttgtgcagcccattcctccagaaccggagggagctccatccgttccctttggaaccggttgacaaattcacgcaataactcatcatccctttgggctatacgaaaaatatccaccttacgggcctgcacctttttggcaacggcatgagcttttatgaacgcatccgcgagcatttcaaaagaagtgattgaatgctcgggtagatggtcgtaccaagttaatgctcccttcgacagagtttccccaaactttttctaCAACACagattcaatttcatcctcttcaacatcattgccttttatggcacaggtgtatgaagtcacatGTTCCTGAGGGTccattgtgccgtcatatttctgaatatccggcattttgaacctcttcgagaacaatttcggagccgcactcggaggaaaaggcctttgaatatacctcttcgaatccggtcctttcagaataggcggagcccccgggatctggtccacccgggagttatatgtttccaccctcttctcagtcgagtctacccgtttcaccaatgtttcgagcattctcagaacttcggtggatgaaccagctccggacccattactTTCGACCATCCGTGTTTCGTCCCTTCTAGGTTCGGCAACACCTTTCATCCTCTCCGGGGACGTTTCatcatttttgctttgcaactgggctattgcgactccttgttcggcaatagctgccctctgttcctgcaacatttcaaaaattaaacgtaagttaatatcATCCGAGGTATCCAGCACTTTCCGGCCTTGTGCCCGGGACAAAATAATTGAATTGGGAGTATTTAAGGGATCGGTGGCTTgcggggcggcattctcctggttcatGGTGTTTTGTCAGTTGAGGCCCTCTCTCGAATCAACGGAGTTTGGGTTAATGGGTTCTGCTGGTAAGCCCCGTAGCCCACTGttctcattttcggccacaatctcgttgttgttgacgtgaccagattgtccactgcttgccatttggtccgtcttcacagagacgaacaaaagatttTTTCAATCTTAATAGGTAAGAGATAGAAACCAAGATGAAAGACCACTATTAttctagccccacggtgggcgccaaactgtttacctcgaatttaggtaatcaattgaatttgtaagtgaggtataggatatgtggatgaactttaatctattttgggtttatAGGAAATAATTATAGATTTGCGTGTTATAGCATGTGTATGTGAACATATGCGTTAGTGATTCGAATCAAGATACAAATATTTATGATTAAGCCAACTATATTGAAAGAATAAGCATAAAATGCCACTGATTCGGACCAAaggagagagagcttcaatatataatttctattacaatgttcttgatcttgaaaaagctaacccttaaaagtaggaaaatgactcctatttatagttttgccttatgggtcttgcatacaacataaagcctttttcagaataaagtaaaccctaaaaggataaggttgggttgtacggtctgacacccgtacgatcgtcggtacaatgtgacagaacgaTGTTGACGCGTGGCGATTTTATAACTgattaaccggactaacggccacaatcaactcggtcatgctgaaaccggaccaacggccacgatcaactcggtcatgctgaaaccgAACTGGCTGTGATGCGAAGTTTGGTCTGATGATACCGGACCAAACAAATTTGCTTCACTTTTCTCAGGTCAACCGCAACCGGTGCAATATCACCAGTTCTAAGGGAAGACTCGGTGATCATGCCTATCTCTTCTTATCTCCGgtccccggtctcaccggtcttgcttatatccggtttttaccgtatacaaaatcGTCGAACATACAGAAGTAATTGCAAATTATTTTTTCCCCTCTTTCTTCGGACGAGACTAGCAAGTTCAGGAAGAGTGAATCGTCGAACATAGAGAAGTAGAGGCAAAGTATTTTCCCCCCACTTTCTTCGGAAAATACTAGCAAGTCCAGGAAAAGTAAATCATCGAACGGAGAAAAGTAATGGCAAGGTATTGTTTTCGTCTCTTTCTTCGGACGAGACTAGCAAGTTCAGGAAAAGTAAATCAGCGAACAGAGGAAGTAATATCAAAGTATGATCCATTACAAATTAGGATCAAACATTTTAGGCATTGACTAAACCAATGACATTGTAAAAACAGCTGACTTGTGTTCTTGTTTTTTTACATTGACAGATCAAGTGTGGGAACAATACTATTAATCTATTTCACACTATCCATGGCCAAGCTCAATGGAGAAGATAAAACTTCTTACTGATCTATTCACATACTATCCATTGCCAGTCTCAATGGAGAAGACAACGATCTCAGCTGACAGAAAAGACGTCAAAAAACTGTCTGCTCTCCTAAAACAACAACGAGATGAAAAAGTTAAAATTTCCAAATAAAAGTCTGTATGATATCGAAGCAGAAGAGACCAGAGTATAACTGGTTTTTGGGTGACAAACTTACTGGGAACATTTGGAAGTACAAAAAAATGGAGTTTGATAAACGGAGTCAAAGAGATGCTAAAATTACAGATAGACCTTTCATTAGAAAGAATTCAAGTGGCAGATATAACTTCAATCAGCTGGCtttttttgcatgattttcaagagaAGACCATATGACAAAGATGTGAAATATTCAAATAATGAGTGGCAAGGTCTAGAACACACATGTatatcttttcttttgtttttgtttttttggtttttgtttttctTGTGTCATGTATAAACTTTTGAGTCTTTTAACTTTTATACAGTGACGGTATAATTATTTGTATACCATTACGTCACCTAACAAATAAGTGTTCGATGGTTATATAGCCCATTACAAATGTGCTTTCAATTATATGGTATTTTACACTGGAGATTTTCATGTTAAGAAGTAGGTAATCGGTATATAAAACATAGAGCCATTGTCTTCCATTTAAATTGCAACCACTTATTTTATACCATTTGCACTAAAAGATAATTATATGTACCGTGTCATAAATAAGGCAGATTACCTATTACAATAGGTTTTAATACACAAATAAGAGAGTTGACATACGCTGTGTATAAGTTAAATTCACAAAATTTTAATGAAGAACAAAGGAGTAACCAACCATTTTGCTATATTTCTCACCATTCCTTCATTTCCTGCCTCTCACTCATCTCGGTTTCTTTTGCGATCCTATGCCAACTGCTTCCTTTTGTTGTTTGCAGCTTTAATGATGGCAACAAGAAGGCAAATAAAACTCTTGACCTATATGTTCATGCCCGGAACTAAAAGCTTTAAAGAGTGAAATATTCCTATGGGGCAGTACTGGTAGTATTGGCATCTCCATTTCAAAGCACTAATGATACTCATTTACTAAATGTACGCGAGATGCAACAACATTAGCTATATTCAGAGTTAATAATGTTGTAACATTTATTTGAGGTGCAGGAAGAGTTAACATTACCTATTATGTGCGCAAACTACGTAAAGTACTGTACAATATAGAGAAAAATGTATAACACCTGTTATTCATAAGTTGCAACCATTGTACGTTTGTTGCTCTGGCATTGCCAGACCAAAGAAGATGTCTTGGCTTAGTTTCAAGTATTGTCTCTCGTTGAACCTCGAGATCTGATCCATCAATGCTTGAGACCAACGGTTTAATAGCGTTTGGAAATTCTTGGCATTGAACACCTGTTCTTTCTGTCATGGTAAAGTCTCAGAACAATGACAGCTGTTTCTTCAATAGCTTTAGCTGTAACTTCTGCAACCAAAGCAACAGCGGGAAAAACGAATCATCAAAAATTCTAGTAATTAACTTCCTCATAAATTCATCTGTTGGCGTAATCGTGGAGGTTAAAAGCTAATTGTTAAGTCAGGCTTTAGTCCAAATATCAGACAACAGAAAAACTTGagcagcagccaacaacaacaacatatccagtcaCCAGTGTGACCCACAAGTGGTGTCTGGGGCAGGTGGCGTATATGCAGACTAACCCCTACCTTTGTGGAgcagagaggttgtttccaatagaccctcaaCTCAAGAAAAGTgttttttaaaacaggtttgaaaAATACAGGAGCAAAAGGCTATGATGAAAATATCGAAGAAAAGTATCGACAACAAATAGTAAAGATAACCAAAGTGAAGAAACAATAGTTAGTTATAAAATTGAAGAATATGATGATGATAGAATAATAATGAACCATGCTCGACTAAAACCAGGCTAAACTAGAACCACAGTCTGCCACAGAAAATAGAGAAAACACTCGACAACAGAAAAAATTTGAGCACAGTACAAAATATAGGAGGGAAATTACCTATCACTGGCCAGACAGGGTTTTGCGCAAAAATTTTCCCCGCATATTCCAAATCTTGTTTCACGTAATCCATGTCACAATAGTTGGTCTTTAGTTCTCCGTCAAAACCCAGAGTCTTAGCTCTTGCTCTTCTGATGGATTGCAGAACAACAGGATTTATAGTCAAGGCAAATACCTTTTCCGGGTTAATTTCAAAGAGAGTCTTGGGTAACTCTAAATTCATGACGATTGGCACATTAGCTACTTTATACCCTTTCTGTGCTAGATAAATGGACAGCGGTGTCTTCCCCGTTCGTGAAACACCTGTTAGAACTATATCAGCCATGTGCAGGTTTCGAGGCAAGGCACCATCATCTTGTTTTATGGTAAATTCAATTGCTTCAATCCTTTTGAAATATTCCTCGCTGAGAGGAGTTTTTTGCCTCTCCGGGGCCCAGCGAGGGAGTCCAGAAGGGGAAACACCTAGATGGCCACCAATTGCGTCTGTAAGTGGGCCCAGTATATCACTAGATGCTACACCCCAGTGTTGACATGCTTGTTTGGCAGATTCAGCCATGGAAGGCTCAGCTAAAGTATAGACAACCATTGCCCCTTCTTTGGCTGCTTGCTTTAGTATCTCCATTAATTGATCAACATCGTCAATCTAGAAATCGCGGTCCATCAAGCGAAAACAGTTCAACACGATAACCAACAATTACTTGTCAACACCAAGCTTAATCATATTTGTTGTCAGATCACATCAAATAGTTATTTAGTCGGTCACTTTAGATAGTAACAGGGTCATTTAGATTTtagatgattaaaaaaaaaaaaagatcagatTGCTTTTCCATTGAATCTTTCATGTCAAGATTACTTTTGCACAACTCTGGCAATACAAAGAAATAGCATGTCAGTAGCAGCTCCAAGGAAGCGAATTATTAGTATGCTATATTTATAGTCATTCTCATGGAACGAGTAAttaacaaccacaacaacatacccagtgtaatcttacaaatggggtctggggagggtagagtgtacgcagaccttacccctaccttggcagATAGAGAAGTTGTTTCCAATTGACCCTTGGCTCAAATAAAACAGAAGCACAAAGAAAATATGAAAGATAGGCGTTTTAACTTCCCAAATGATTTCAGGAGAGAAAGAGGCGGGACAAGGATGGATACTTGATGAATATTTGTTCACCTTCTGTTTATGTCCAAATTTGACAAAAATAAACAAATGACCTCACTATACTTCCTCACATGATTTTTGTAACTTGTAACTGCTATAAAAGTTGGCCGCCTCCATTTTCTTCTTCGTCATGAAACGTCTCCGCATTAGCAATGGTTTCTATTGACAACCAAATTATTACACAATCTTAGGACTTAGACAGCGAAGCATTGTATTACATCTACCACGTCTAGCTCAGGGAAGCAGCTCCCAACACTGTATTGCTTCCATTTAGTCTATTTTCTTTTCTCCATTCAGTATTCTAGGTCAAAGTTTTGTGTGTTTCCTAGCTGATATGTGCAATATCCACtcaaaactacaatttcaaattTAACGTTCTGGACTTCAACAAATACAGACCTAGCTCTTCGCAGCAAATTCAACTGAATCCACCCTTTTTCATAAGACCAtctacacatatacaaacatttTATAAAATGCAAAATATAAGTAAAcgtaactctatccaccaaggctaggacagatgggaagaaatgAATACTTTATATTatgaagccaaaaaaaaaaaaaaaggcttagttctgattttttcttcttttccccCAACTACACATGTATTTGTCTATGTGGAGATTCaaacttttaaaattttgactatatattcggacatgaaatacatatttggaaactatgtacaaagtactataagtcacaataattgacaattcaaacattttTAAAGTACATGAAAATATCGCAATCAAAGAAAAAACACTCGAAAGTCGAaaaatgccacataaattggggcgAAGGAAGTAATCTTTTTCTTTTGGTCACATTGACTCTTAATCAAAACTACAAGCATCATAAATTCATAATCAGAGATCATAAAAGACAAAACTTACCCCGGAGAACAAGTGAGTATTCACAGCACAAACACGATCAACTAAGCAATAATCAAATTGTCCTAGTGCTGCATTAACGGCGTGTTCAGCAGTCCATCCAGTTCCATCAGATACAATAAATATCGACTTCCCTCCGTTAACTTCCTTTTCATCCTCAGATGAACCGGACCGGCTTCCACTAGTCACAGGCAACTCAATTTCCTCTTCACTCCGAACCGGTGAACCGGACTTAGTACGTAATTCAGTGGTGGAACTGAGAACCGGCCGGTCTAGTTTCCGTCCGGACCGGATGCTTCGAGCTCTGGACCAACGATTTAGCTGAGGGCTAGCTTTAATCCTTCGAACCTGCGgctgataaaaaataaaataaaaaagaaaataagaaaaattacTCCTTCcgttttactccctccgtcccaaaataagtgtcacgtTAGCAAAATCACGctcattaagaaatcaataaatacaatgcGGAGTTTACTATACTTCCCCTATTTATTAAATATTAGAGTCTAAGTGCtcgtttggttgggaaacaaCTTATCCCAAAGTGGGATAAAATAAGGCTACAATcccggaataactaatcccgggattagttatcccgaatttttattccaaccaaacatAGTTATGAAAGTATGCCAATCCCATGTTATTAGTTTCACGAGTTGGATAGGGGTTATGTCATGTGTTTATGAATCGACACGTCATACGGATGTTCCATTCTTAGGATCGAGTTCCCAGATTACCGATATATGGTTATAGTACCCTATGTAAGACGAATCTTATTGATAGCTTCAGGTGGTCGTCAATGGGTTACAGATTGTAACTTAAGGTGAATCATTTTGATAGCTCTCAGAAATTACCGTCGTTGGGTTATAGCATTTGAGAATTGAGTAATATTAAAGAGGACTACTTCTTTAATACTAAAAGCATAGTTGAAAACACTTGtcaatttttgtcttgaattactaaggtgacacttattttggaacaaATTTTTTTTGCTAAAGCAGAacttattttgggatggagagagTAATTTGTTTGTCCTACTTTCCTTTTTAGctagtttgaaaaaaaaagaatgacTCATTCCTTTTTTatcaactctttaattccaactttccatGTGATAtgtttataaccacaagattaAAGAACATTTTGATATATTCTACATAACTttagtttaagatcacaagattcaaaactttctttatttcttaaacttcatgttaagtcaaaaccagacaaataaattaaaacggagagaGTACTTTGGTTGTCCTATCTTTTAGTATTTTTGAAAAAGAATATCTCGTTTCTTTTTTGAcaaactctttaatttcaactttccacGTCATATGTTTAAGAATACGGTACATTTTAGaacattatatatatttttagtttaAAACCACATAATCAAAagcattttttattttcttaaacttaaTGTCAAgtcaaaacaaaacaaacaaattgaaacagaaaaaagtataaaatttaaaaaagaaaaaagaaaacctGTGGCTGAGGTTCATAGGAAGTTTCAGAGCTTGCCGGAGTTCTGGTGCCTGAACCGGAGTCAGCAAGAGATGATGCAGGAGGAATATTGGACATGTGTAAGCTAGAGGAAcaaatcattttttatttttttggatttgtttttgtttttatcaGTGAAAATCTATGTTTTGCTGATCTTTTAATATTTATGCATATAAAAACTTAGTGACAGTTGAGATTTTTTTTGCGGGTTACATAAAATCAAAATGGTTTGGGTCGGCCCATGTATTGGTGGTCCAACTATTCTACTTTTGGCCCATGTTTTTGTCTTCGAAGAGGCCGTTTGGTTTAGGGTCACTCGCGCAAATGTCCTATTTCGCGAGGGGGAGAGGggcgagggggggggggagggggtatatatacatattaaggagaaatatttaagAAACGTGGTcatagttttctatttacaaaatataacattACAAATCCTATAACAAacatacttttttttaaaaaaaaattgtttttttaaaaaaatattttttatttttttatttttctcccTCAAAAAATTatatatgaaagttgtatgaaatgtgtatatctctctcaaggcttaaaaagttcgctccaAATTtagtatatgaaatgtgtatatctcgctcaaggcttaaaaaatcacctcaaaattgtatgtatgaaaacggtatgaaatttaTATCTCGCTTAaggcttagaatttcgctcacattttcgtgtataaagttcatgttagatttctctaaaattaatacaactacaacaacattgtatacaactttgatataatattcaagacttaaaataatcgcttaaatttttatgtatgaaatgtgggAGCCGGCTCCTCTTCAGCAGTGGCGGAGCGACACTATGctgagggtgttcatccgaatcCCCTCGgcagaaaaaaaattgtttttataaagttaaaattatttttatgtatatatagtagatattgaaCCCCCTTATGTTTCTTcctatgtttacttttttatattttgaactctcTCGGTGAAAAGTTTGGCTCCGCCACTATTCTCCAGCAGAGGATCTCTCCATTTCCCCCCGTTGGGACTTCAAATTATTACACGTGTCCTCATTCCAAATGAATGGTCCTGATTTATTTAGTTaccctaaggggtcgtttggtagatggtataaaattatcccagtataagtgggataagaaggtataagttgggatatcccagcactaatttttgtatTATGTTTGGTACAAGAATAAATTTATGTCTTCTACCAAATATAGTATAAAAATTAGTATTGAAATATCCcaacttataccttctaccaaacgaccccgaAGTGTTTTAACCTTGGTCAAAGGTCAGATCTTCTCCAATTTCTCCTGTCAGAGACTTGCACGTAATCCAACACCTTGCCAAGCAAAAGGCAGCGACTCTTCTTCACTGTCAATGGCACACGTGAAAAGACAGAACTAAAAATTATGCAAATTCATTTAGTGGGTACAAGTTCAAGCTTATTTGGAACTCTCAAACAGTTTATTCATATTTTTTAACTGGGTCTGATTTATTATCTAAATTGTTTTTAATATCTAAAGGTTGGAGGAACTTTTTTTGGAAAAGAGAACATTATTCGTATGGATGGCACTATGAGAATGCAACAATGAAGCACAATTGGAGGAAAGTTTCACAATCGAAGTGCATTTGGCACAGTTCATTCTCTCCCTTTTGATGAATTTGGGAGGAAACGAAAGGAGTTTTATGGGTCCTGAAGAGGAGAGAGTCAAAGAGAGTTAACTGTTAATCAGAGTTAAACACTAAGGTTAACTAAACAAATCAGGACCATTCATTTGGTACGAGGACACACGTGTAATAATTTGAAGCCCCCACTGGGGGGAATGGAGAGATATTCCACTGGAGAGGAGCCAACTCCTGAAATGTGTTTATGTTGCTCGATGcttaaaaaattcgctcaaattttgtgtatgaaatgtgtatatctcgatcaagacTTAAATATtatgctcaaaattttatgtatgagaattgtatgaaatgtgtatatctcgcccaagacttagaatttcattcacattttgtgtatgaaaaattatattaaaaatttcgtttacatatacacatttcaaacatttttcatacagttttcatacacaaaaatttgaggtaattttttaagcctttgagcaaaaactaaaaaaaaaaatgtattttttaaagtttaaaataatttttttaaaaaaatattttttcaaaaagaaatattttctgaaaataaaattaaaacacaaaaaatatatgaaaatccgtcatgtttcttaaaatatcattatgttttgtaaataaggaaaattaTCGTCACGATTCATAAATATTTCTCttcaacatgtatatatacgtagttttcccttaattttttttccctcAAATTGTTGATGTTCAATTGTTGCCCTTTGATATTttaagtggccgaaaatatcccTGAGATTCGTAGCAAATTATGCCTATTTGG
Encoded here:
- the LOC132631674 gene encoding pyruvate, phosphate dikinase regulatory protein 1, chloroplastic-like; this encodes MICSSSLHMSNIPPASSLADSGSGTRTPASSETSYEPQPQPQVRRIKASPQLNRWSRARSIRSGRKLDRPVLSSTTELRTKSGSPVRSEEEIELPVTSGSRSGSSEDEKEVNGGKSIFIVSDGTGWTAEHAVNAALGQFDYCLVDRVCAVNTHLFSGIDDVDQLMEILKQAAKEGAMVVYTLAEPSMAESAKQACQHWGVASSDILGPLTDAIGGHLGVSPSGLPRWAPERQKTPLSEEYFKRIEAIEFTIKQDDGALPRNLHMADIVLTGVSRTGKTPLSIYLAQKGYKVANVPIVMNLELPKTLFEINPEKVFALTINPVVLQSIRRARAKTLGFDGELKTNYCDMDYVKQDLEYAGKIFAQNPVWPVIEVTAKAIEETAVIVLRLYHDRKNRCSMPRISKRY